The window GCAGCGCATGGCGGGCAGGTCCGGGGGCGCGCAGACGATCCCGTCGCAGCCGGCTTCCCAGGCGAGGCGCGCCAGGCGCACGACGCGCTCGGCCGGGGTGCCGCCGCCGGGGGCCGCCTCTTCGAGCTCCTCCGCGTCCAGGCTCGTCAGCACGGTGACGGCGAGCAGCGCCGGGCGGCGGCCGCCCGCGGCGCCGGCCTGCGCGGCCGCGACCGCGGCTTCCAGCATGCGCCTGCCGCCGTCGGCGTGCAGGGTGAGCAGGCTCACGTCCAGCGCGCAGGCGGCGCGGACCGCGCCGGCGACGGTGTTGGGGATGTCCTTGAGCTTGAGGTCCAGGAAGACGTCGCGGCCGGCGGCGCGCAGGTCGGCGACGACGGCCGGCCCCGCCGCGGTGAACAGTTCCAGGCCCACCTTGACCAGGCGGCCGCGGGGGCCGAGAGCGGCGGCGAGGCGCAGGGCCCCGTCGCGGTCGGCGACGTCCAGGGCGGTGATGACGCGCTCGACAACGGGGGCGCCGCGCAGGGACGCCAGCAACTGTTCGCGGTTCATGGCCGGATGTCCTCGGTCGCGGGACGGCGGCGGGGGGGCGATTTGCCTTGCCCGCTCCAGACCGTTAGTCTATACCCTTCTACCAGCCGCCAGGGCCGATTGCAACGTGAAAACAGCCCGCCGACGCGCGGGGGAGGGCACCCGTGCTGGACCGGAAATTCCTGCGCGAGAACCGGGATCTGGTGACCGCCGCCGTGGCCGCGAAGCGCGACGCGGTGGACGTCGACGCCTACTACCGCGCCGACGGGGAGCGCCGGGCCTGCCTGCAGGAGTACGAGGAGCTGCAGGCCGAGGCCAACCGCGCCAACAAGGCCATCGCCGCCGGCCGCAAGTCCGGCGCCGACACCGGCGCGGACATCGCGCGGATGAAGGAGATCTCCGCCCGCCTCAAGGACCTCAAGCAGCAGGCCGACGCCGCCGAGGCCGCCGCCGAGACGCTCTACCTCCGGCTGCCCAACGTGCCGCACGCGAGCGTGCGCACCGGCGGCGAGGAGGACAACACCGTGGTGCGCGCGTGGGGCGAGGTCGTCGAGCCCGCCTTCGCGGCGAAGCCCCACTGGGACCTCGGCGCCGCGCTCGGCATCATGGACCTCGAAGCCGCGGCCCGCATGTCCGGCTCGGGCTTCACCCTGCTCACCGGCCAGGGCGCCCGGCTCGAGCGGGCCCTGATCAACTTCATGATCGACGTGCACCTCGAGCAGGGCTACGTCGAGGTCAACGCGCCCTACCTCGTCAACCGCGAGGCGATGACCGGCACCGGCCAGCTGCCCAAGATGGAAGAGGACATGTACGCCTGCCCGCTCGACGGGCTGTACCTGATCCCCACGGCCGAGGTCTCGGTCACCAACATGCACCGCCAGTCGACGCTGGACTGGGAGCGACTGCCCCTGAAGTACGTGGCCTTCTCGCCCTGCTTCCGGCGCGAGGCCGGCGCGGCCGGCAAGGACACCCGCGGGCTGCTGCGCGTCCACCAGTTCCACAAGGTGGAGATGGTGCAGTTCGTGCGGCCCGGCACGTCCTACGAGACCCTCGAGACCCTGACCGACGACGCCGAGGAGATCCTGCGCCGGCTGGGGCTGCCCTACCGCGTCGTGGCGCTGGCCTCGGGCGACCTGAGCTTCGCGGCCGCCAAGTGCTACGACCTGGAGGCGTGGGCCGCGGGCGTCGGCAAGTGGCTCGAGGTCTCGAGCTGCAGCAACTTCGAGGACTTCCAGGCCCGCCGCGCCGGCATCCGCGTCAAGGGGCCCGACGGCGCCGTCTTCGTCCACACCCTCAACGGCTCCGGCCTCGCCCTGCCCCGCGTGCTGGTCGCGATCCTCGAGAACTACCAGACCCCCGACGGGCGCGTCCGCGTGCCCGAGGTCCTACGCCCCTACATGGGCGGCCTCGAACACATCGGGTAGGGGAGGCGGCATGGCCTGGTGGCCCGGGACATTGCGGTTCCTGCGCAGGCGCCGGGTCTTCACCGCCTACGTGCTGGCCGGGAGCCTGGCGATCCTGATGATCGTCGGCTGGGGGGCGTACCGCCTCGCCGGCCGCGTGGAGCAGCAGGCGCAGCTCTCGACCTGGCTGCTGTCGCACTTCGCCAGCGTCCACCTCGGCCAGGGGGAGGGCGGCGGGCTGCAGGAGGTCCTGACCCGCTCGCGCGAGCTGGACGTGCCCTTCATCGTGACCGACAACCAGGACCGGCCGCTGCTGTGGAACTCGCCGGTCGTGGGCATCCCGATGCCGGAATCGCTGGAGGCGCTGGCGCGCACCGACCCCGCCGGCGGCAACGGCGGCGACATCGACCGGATCCTGGCCCTGGTGCGCGAGTACGACGCGCGCAACGAGCCGTTCGCCATCACGGACCCGCGCACCGGCCAGCGCGTGATGACGCTGCACTACGGCGCCTCGGCCCTCGGCCGCCAGATCCGCTGGCTGCCCTACGCCGAGCTGGCGCTGCTGGCGGTCTTCTTCCTGCTGATCGTCTGGGCCTTGAGCCTGCAGCGCGAGGGCCACGAGCAGAAGCTCTTCGCCGGCATGGCCAAGGAGACGGCCCACCAGCTCGGCACGCCCATCACTTCGATCATGGGTTGGCTGGAGATCCTGCGCGACCGCCGGCCCGACGACATCGTCGAGGAGCTGGGCCGCGACGTGGCCCGCCTGGGCAAGGTGTCCGAGCGCTTCAGCCAGATCGGGTCGCGGCCCCAGCTCGGGGACACCGACCTCGCGGCGACCGTCGAGACGACCGTCGCCTACTTCCGCCGCCGGCTGCCCCACCTGGGCGGCAGCGTCGCGATCACCGTCGAGGACCGCCACGCCCGCGGCTGCCGGTTCAACCGCGACCTGCTGGAGTGGGTGCTCGAGAACCTGATCAAGAACGGCATCGACGCGATGAAGGACGGCGTGGGCGAGATCGTGCTGTCCCTGGACGACGGCCCCGACGGTGCGGTCCAGCTGCGGGTCCGGGACACCGGCTGCGGCATCGCCCCCCAGCACCGGAACCGCATCTTCGAGGCCGGGTATACCACCAAGAGCCGCGGTTGGGGGATGGGGCTGGCCCTGGTCCGGCGCATCGTCGTGCAGTACCACGGCGGGCGCATCCAGATCGAGGAGACGGGCGCGGGGGGGACCACCTTCCTGATCACGCTGCCGGGAGAGGAGCCTTTTGTCGCCGTATAGGATCCTGTGGGTCGACGACCAGATCGAGGAGCTGCGCTCCCACGTCGTGTACCTGACCGAGAAGGGCTACCAGGTGGACGGCGTCAACAACGGGCGCGACGCCGTCGCCATGCTGGCCGGCGCGCGCTACGACGCGGTGCTGCTGGACGAGATGATGCCGGGCATGGGCGGCCTCGAGACGCTGGTCGAGATCAAGAAGGTGCGCGAGAGCGTGCCGGTGATCATGATCACCAAGAGCGAGGAGGAGGACCTGATGCGGCGCGCCATCGGCAGCCGCATCGACGACTACCTGGTCAAGCCGGTCTCCCCGCTGCAGATCGTCTCGGCGCTCAAGCGGCTGCTCGAGGGGCGCCGCATCCTGGGCGAGCAGGTCAACCGCGACTACCTCGCCCACTACGGCACGGTCGGCGGCCGCCTAGCCCGCGCCGCCGCGCCCGGCGACTGGGAGTCGCTCTACGCCGACATGGTGGGCTGGGCGCTGGACCTCTACGCCTACAGCGACCACGGCCTGCTGCAGGTCCACGACGAGCAGCTCGCCGAGTGCAACCGCGCCTTCGCGCGCTTCGTCCGCGAGAACTACGCGCGGTGGGTCGGCGGCGCCGCCGACGCGCCGCTGATGTGCCCCGACCTCTTCCGCACCTGGGTGGCGCCGGAGATCGAGACCGGCCGCCAGGTGTACTGGATCGTCATCGACTGCATGCGGCTGGACCAGTGGCGCCACATCGAGGACCTGCTGGAGCCCTACTACCACCTCGAGCGCCGGCAGTACTGGTCGATCCTGCCCTCGGCGACGCCGTTCGCGCGCAACGCCCTGTTCGCGGGGCTCTACCCCCGCGAGATCGCCGCGCGCTACCCGGACTGGTGGCGCGGCTCCAGCCAGCAGCAGCACTCCAAGAACGCCCACGAGGAGGAGCTGCTCGGCGAGCAGCTGCGCCGCCTGGGCTCCGCCGCCGCCACGAGCTACAAGTACTACAAGGTGTTCGACGCCCGCGACAGCGACGACCTGCGCAAGCACCTCGGCTCGCTCGACGGCGTGCGCCTGGTGGCCGCCGTCTACAACTTCCTGGACATCATGGCCCACGGCCGCTCCCAGTCCTCCATCCTCAAGGAGCTGGCGCCGGACGTGGCGGCCTTCCGCTCGCTGATGCGCAGCTGGTTCGAACACTCCACGCTCTACGAGGTGCTGAAGCTGCTGGCGCGCCGGAACGTCACGGTCTTCATCACCACCGACCACGGCTCGACGAACTGCACGCGGGCCACCACGGTCAAGGGCAACCGCGACACGAGCTCCAACGTGCGCTACAAGTACGGCGACAACCTGGGCGTGGACGAGAAGGCGGTCTTCCTGATCAAGGACCCGGAAGCCTGCATGCTGCCGCGCCAGTCGACCATCGAGAACTACGCGATCACGACCGAGAACGACTACCTGGTCTACCCGACCAACTTCCACGAGTACGAGCGCCTGTACCGCGGCAGCTTCCAGCACGGAGGCATCAGCCTCGAGGAGCTGATCATCCCGTTCGCGGTCCTGCGGCCGCGCTAGGAGGCGGGGCATGGAACACGTCCTGCCGGATCCCCGGGGGTTCCCGGTCGCGGTGCGGACCGGGTCGCCGGCGGCGACCGCGGCGCTGGGCGAGCGGGCGGCTGGCCTGCTGCGCGGCGGCGAGGCGCTGCTGCTCTGGGGCCCGCTCGGCGCCGGCAAGACGACCTTCGCGCAGGGGCTCTGCCGCGGCCTGGGCATCGACGACGAAGTGACCTCGCCCACCTTCGCCCTGGCCAACCGGCTCGAGGGCCGTCTCGTCGTCCACCACCTCGACTGCTACCGCCTCGGACCCGGCGACGACCTGCACGACGTCGGCCTGGACGCGATCCTGGACGAGGTCGAATCCGGGGCGGCCGTCCTGCTCGCCGAATGGCCCGACCCGCTGGTGCCCTGGCTGCGCGGGCGGATCGAGCTGCTGGCCGTGCCGGGGGAGGCGCCGGAGTCGCGCGTCTGGCGGCTGCGCGGCGTGCCGAAACTGCCGGCGGACTGGGCCGCGCTGGCGGCGGGGGGCGACGACTGATGCTGTGCCTGGCCCTGGACACCTCCACGCCCTCGGGCCGCTTCGCGCTGGCGGAGCGCGGCCGCCTGGTCGGCTACCACCCGCGCAACGTGACCGGCAGCTACGCCAACGCGCTGCTCGCGGCCGTCGACACGCTGCTGGCGGAGTCCGGGCGCGACCGTGCCGAACTGGGAGCCATCGGCGTCTGCCGCGGCCCCGGCAGCTTCACCGGCGTGCGCATCGGCGTGGCGACCGCCAAGTCCCTGGCCTTCGCCCTGGGCCTGCCCCTGCACGCCGTCACCACCCTGGAGGCGATGGCCGCCGCCATGCTGGCCGAGCGGCCGGACCGGGACTGGGCCGTGCCCGCGCTCGACGCGCGCCGCGGCGAGGTGTTCGCCGGCGTCTACCGCCGCGACGGCGACTGGGTCCGCGTCGTCGCCGAGGCCTGCGCGCTGACCGCCGACGGCTGGTGGGCGCGGGTGCTGGCGGTCGTGGACGACCCGGAGTCGCCGGTCTACGCCGGCAGCGGCGCCGCCCCGCTGCTGGGCGAAGGGCCCGACCTGCGCCCCGAACTCGCGGCCCGCGGCGAGCCCGGCCTGCGCTGCTGGAGCGCCGCGCACCCGCCCACGGCCAAGGCGCTCGCCCTGGCCATGGCGTCGCCGACGCCCCGCCTCGGGACCACCAGTCCCCACTCGCTGACGCCGCTCTACCTGCGCGCCTCGGACGCCGAGATGCTGCGCGGTCTCGACCTCACGCCCGCCGCCCCGCCGCGCACGCCGCCCGGCGGCGACGGCCCCGCGCCCTCATGAACGGCGGCGACGAGATCCTGCTGCGGGAGGGCGTCCCGGCCGACCTGCACGCGATCGCGCGGCTGGAGCGCGCCAGCTTCTCCGATCCCTGGCCCCGCGAGGCCCTGCTCGCCGAGCTGCAGGTCGACCGCCTGCGGCGGCCGCTGGTCGCCGAGAACGACGGCACCGTGGTGGGCTTCCTGATGGCCTGGTCGGTCGCCGACGAGCTGCACATCATCAACCTCGCGGTGGACGAGGCCTGGCGCCGCCGGAGCATCGGCACGCGGCTGCTGGAGGCCGCGATCGAGGCCGGCCGCGAGGAGGGCAGCGTGCTCGTGACGCTCGAGGTGCGCGCGGGGAACCTGCCGGCCCGCTCCTTCTACCAGCGGCACGGGTTCCTGGAGGCCGGCCTGAGGCGGCGCTACTACCGGGACGGCGAGGACGCCGTGATCATGACGCGCCAGCTGTAGGCCGTGACGCGGCCCGGTGTTACGTCGGTCCGGCTTTTCCGCCTTGTCGCTGCCGGGGACAGACGTTAACCTGGACTGCCCGCCGTGGGGAATCCGCGCACCGAGGAGGCCGCCGTGTCTTGGATCGACCAGGCGAAGAAGGGCATCAAGGCCATCACGGCCGAGAAGAAGGAGATCCCGGACAACCTGTGGAGCAAGTGCCCGGCCTGCGCCGACGTGCTCTACCACCGCGAGCTGGCGCGCAACCTCTGGGTCTGCGGCAACTGCAACCACCACCTGCGCCTGACCACCGAACAGTACCGGGACCTGCTCTGCGACCCCGGCACCTGGCGGGAGACCCACACCGGCATCATCTCGATGGACCCCCTGGGGTTCAAGGATTCCAAGAGCTACGAGGAGCGGATCAAGGCCACGCTGAAGAAGACGGGCCGCGAGGACGCCATCGTGGTGGGCGGCGCCGAGATCGACGGCCTGCCGGTCCAGCTCGGCATCATGGACTTCGAGTTCATGGGCGGCAGCATGGGCTCGGTGGTCGGCGAGAAGATCGCCCGCATGCTCCTGGACGCGGTGCGCGAGCGGCAGGCCGCGATCATCGTCTCGCGTTCCGGCGGCGCCCGCATGCAGGAGTCCCTGCTGTCGCTGATGCAGATGGCCAAGACCAGCGCCGTGCTCTCCCGGCTGCGCGAAGAGGGCGTCCCGTTCGTCTCGATCCTGACCAACCCGACCACCGGCGGCGTCACCGCCAGCTACGCCTCGCTCGGGGACGTGAACATCGCGGAGCCGAAGGCGCTGATCGGCTTCGCCGGCCCCCGCGTGATCCAGCAGACCATCAACAGCGAGCTGCCCGAGGGCTTCCAGTCCTCCGAGTTCCTGCTCGAGCACGGCATGATCGACATGATCGTGCCGCGCAAGGAGCTCCGGCCCCGCCTGGCCGCGGTGCTGCACTGGTTCGTCGACGGCCGCGACGTCTCGGTCCCGCGCGCCGGCCTCGGTTGACGCCGTGCCGCCGCTTCCCGAGCCGACGCGCGACGGCGTGACC is drawn from bacterium and contains these coding sequences:
- the tsaE gene encoding tRNA (adenosine(37)-N6)-threonylcarbamoyltransferase complex ATPase subunit type 1 TsaE; its protein translation is MEHVLPDPRGFPVAVRTGSPAATAALGERAAGLLRGGEALLLWGPLGAGKTTFAQGLCRGLGIDDEVTSPTFALANRLEGRLVVHHLDCYRLGPGDDLHDVGLDAILDEVESGAAVLLAEWPDPLVPWLRGRIELLAVPGEAPESRVWRLRGVPKLPADWAALAAGGDD
- a CDS encoding bifunctional response regulator/alkaline phosphatase family protein, translating into MSPYRILWVDDQIEELRSHVVYLTEKGYQVDGVNNGRDAVAMLAGARYDAVLLDEMMPGMGGLETLVEIKKVRESVPVIMITKSEEEDLMRRAIGSRIDDYLVKPVSPLQIVSALKRLLEGRRILGEQVNRDYLAHYGTVGGRLARAAAPGDWESLYADMVGWALDLYAYSDHGLLQVHDEQLAECNRAFARFVRENYARWVGGAADAPLMCPDLFRTWVAPEIETGRQVYWIVIDCMRLDQWRHIEDLLEPYYHLERRQYWSILPSATPFARNALFAGLYPREIAARYPDWWRGSSQQQHSKNAHEEELLGEQLRRLGSAAATSYKYYKVFDARDSDDLRKHLGSLDGVRLVAAVYNFLDIMAHGRSQSSILKELAPDVAAFRSLMRSWFEHSTLYEVLKLLARRNVTVFITTDHGSTNCTRATTVKGNRDTSSNVRYKYGDNLGVDEKAVFLIKDPEACMLPRQSTIENYAITTENDYLVYPTNFHEYERLYRGSFQHGGISLEELIIPFAVLRPR
- the serS gene encoding serine--tRNA ligase; protein product: MLDRKFLRENRDLVTAAVAAKRDAVDVDAYYRADGERRACLQEYEELQAEANRANKAIAAGRKSGADTGADIARMKEISARLKDLKQQADAAEAAAETLYLRLPNVPHASVRTGGEEDNTVVRAWGEVVEPAFAAKPHWDLGAALGIMDLEAAARMSGSGFTLLTGQGARLERALINFMIDVHLEQGYVEVNAPYLVNREAMTGTGQLPKMEEDMYACPLDGLYLIPTAEVSVTNMHRQSTLDWERLPLKYVAFSPCFRREAGAAGKDTRGLLRVHQFHKVEMVQFVRPGTSYETLETLTDDAEEILRRLGLPYRVVALASGDLSFAAAKCYDLEAWAAGVGKWLEVSSCSNFEDFQARRAGIRVKGPDGAVFVHTLNGSGLALPRVLVAILENYQTPDGRVRVPEVLRPYMGGLEHIG
- the pyrF gene encoding orotidine-5'-phosphate decarboxylase yields the protein MNREQLLASLRGAPVVERVITALDVADRDGALRLAAALGPRGRLVKVGLELFTAAGPAVVADLRAAGRDVFLDLKLKDIPNTVAGAVRAACALDVSLLTLHADGGRRMLEAAVAAAQAGAAGGRRPALLAVTVLTSLDAEELEEAAPGGGTPAERVVRLARLAWEAGCDGIVCAPPDLPAMRC
- the tsaB gene encoding tRNA (adenosine(37)-N6)-threonylcarbamoyltransferase complex dimerization subunit type 1 TsaB, whose product is MLCLALDTSTPSGRFALAERGRLVGYHPRNVTGSYANALLAAVDTLLAESGRDRAELGAIGVCRGPGSFTGVRIGVATAKSLAFALGLPLHAVTTLEAMAAAMLAERPDRDWAVPALDARRGEVFAGVYRRDGDWVRVVAEACALTADGWWARVLAVVDDPESPVYAGSGAAPLLGEGPDLRPELAARGEPGLRCWSAAHPPTAKALALAMASPTPRLGTTSPHSLTPLYLRASDAEMLRGLDLTPAAPPRTPPGGDGPAPS
- a CDS encoding HAMP domain-containing sensor histidine kinase translates to MAWWPGTLRFLRRRRVFTAYVLAGSLAILMIVGWGAYRLAGRVEQQAQLSTWLLSHFASVHLGQGEGGGLQEVLTRSRELDVPFIVTDNQDRPLLWNSPVVGIPMPESLEALARTDPAGGNGGDIDRILALVREYDARNEPFAITDPRTGQRVMTLHYGASALGRQIRWLPYAELALLAVFFLLIVWALSLQREGHEQKLFAGMAKETAHQLGTPITSIMGWLEILRDRRPDDIVEELGRDVARLGKVSERFSQIGSRPQLGDTDLAATVETTVAYFRRRLPHLGGSVAITVEDRHARGCRFNRDLLEWVLENLIKNGIDAMKDGVGEIVLSLDDGPDGAVQLRVRDTGCGIAPQHRNRIFEAGYTTKSRGWGMGLALVRRIVVQYHGGRIQIEETGAGGTTFLITLPGEEPFVAV
- the accD gene encoding acetyl-CoA carboxylase, carboxyltransferase subunit beta, whose amino-acid sequence is MSWIDQAKKGIKAITAEKKEIPDNLWSKCPACADVLYHRELARNLWVCGNCNHHLRLTTEQYRDLLCDPGTWRETHTGIISMDPLGFKDSKSYEERIKATLKKTGREDAIVVGGAEIDGLPVQLGIMDFEFMGGSMGSVVGEKIARMLLDAVRERQAAIIVSRSGGARMQESLLSLMQMAKTSAVLSRLREEGVPFVSILTNPTTGGVTASYASLGDVNIAEPKALIGFAGPRVIQQTINSELPEGFQSSEFLLEHGMIDMIVPRKELRPRLAAVLHWFVDGRDVSVPRAGLG
- the rimI gene encoding ribosomal protein S18-alanine N-acetyltransferase, encoding MNGGDEILLREGVPADLHAIARLERASFSDPWPREALLAELQVDRLRRPLVAENDGTVVGFLMAWSVADELHIINLAVDEAWRRRSIGTRLLEAAIEAGREEGSVLVTLEVRAGNLPARSFYQRHGFLEAGLRRRYYRDGEDAVIMTRQL